The Biomphalaria glabrata chromosome 1, xgBioGlab47.1, whole genome shotgun sequence sequence TCTTATCATATTTATTCTGTCCTATTgtaattagtctagatctagactaaattcGATCTAGGTCTAGGCCCCTGCCCCTGGGCTCtgatttaattttgtattttatcgCCATTTTAAAGTGCCACATTTAAAGCGCGCTAAAAGTTTAATTCTGGCTTTCCATACTGAATGATACTGATAAGAGATTCGATTAGCCGCCTCAATATTTGAAACCTTGGACATACGATTGGTTGCTTATACAACAAAATACCTTAATTGTATTGTGTTAGatcaagattctagatcatAGAAGGCTTAAGAAAATGATTATTAGAACAGAGATctcctaaaacatttttttttctcgaagCGGACCAAAGTTTGACGTGTGAATATTTTGGAGAGATCATGGCTGATACTTCAATCAAACCAGGCCTTTGTACTAGACCTGTTGAATTCATTGTTCATGAGACTAAACAAACACCAAAAGTGGTATTCAGTGTTGACATACTCCCTGCTAGatctagtgtagtgtgtgtgtgtgctcttTGAATGACAGGCTGCGTTCTGATATCTCTAACATTTAACTAAcaagacttttctttgttttgtctaTGTCCAGCATTGGGAAGGCACCTACTATACAAGGCGGAAGAGTGGCGATACTTTACCTTTCCATTGTAAAGTTACACCGATCTTAGGACCCACTGGGTAAGTAATTTTACCCCATTtgagttatcttttttttgcaTCAGGTCCCTCCATCAAATTATTTCCTTGCAGGCTCATCTCTCATCCCTAAAATTGTCAATCCTTTAACAGGCACAACTCTTATCCCTTGCAGGTCCATCTTTCATCCATTAAATTATAGCAGGTCCATCTATATCCCTTTATAGCAGGTCCATCTCTCAATCTCATCCCTTAAATTGTATCAGGTTCATCTCCATCCCTTATATTATAGCAGGTCCATCTCCATGGCTTAAATTTATTGTGTCCTTCatttatctttttcttatgAGGTTTATTCCATAGCAATTTATCTTTCATCCCTCTTAAATTGTCACTCCCTCCCAGGTCAGTTTCAGATCTAATGAATTCCCAATCAGGTTTATCTGTCATCCCTTTACTTTCCCTCTCAGGTCCATCTCTCATCCCTTTAATTGTATCTTCATTCCCTTGCAGGTCCATCTCTCATCCCTGTAATTGTATCTTCATTCCCTTGCAGGTCCATCTCTCATCCCTTTAATTGTATCTTCATGCCCTTGCAGGTCCATCTCTCATCCCTTTAATTGTATCTTCATGCCCTTGCAGGTCCATCTCTCATCCCTTTAATTGTATCTTCATTCCCTCTCAGGTCCATCTCTCATCCCTTTAATTGTATCTTCATTCCCTCTCAGGTCCATCTCTCATCCCTTTAATTGTATTTTCATTCCCTTGCAGGTCCATCTCTCATCCCTTTAATTGTATTTTCATTCCCTTGCAGGTCCATCTCCCTTTGATTATTTATCATCCCTGAAATATGTTATTTTACCAAGTAGGTTCATCTGTCGTCCCTTTAATTGCATGGTCATTCCCTAGCAGGTCCACCTTTCTTCCCTTTAATTATCATTCCCTTGCAGGTCTGTCTTccaataatttgttattaattGTCACTGTTTTTCTTATTGGATGCATCATCAAGAACATTATAGTCTGATCAGTTGCaccttgttattgttattagaCAAGTGAATTCATTTTAAAGTagtttttgtgtctttttttataatgagaaaCTGCAATACATTTTTGTGTATTCTCAGTGGTAATCTAAGCTTAGTTTTGCTTATCTTTCAGCACTTAAACTGTTCTTGTTTCTTTCAATCAGGTCCATCTCTCATTATGTTTCTGTAAAAAGTAGCTCAACTGATATTTACAATCAGATGGTGAATGGTAAGTTTGATTTCGACATAAAACTGTATATTCTAgatttttctatgtttttccTTTATATTAACATTTGAATCTTGTAAATAAGAAAGATAAAACAGTAGATTTTATAAAGTATGTACAAtgtttatttaacattttaatctTGTAaataagaaagataaaaaagGAGATTTGTATAAAGTATGTACAATATGTTTATTAACTTAATAGAAGCAAACTCTTTATTAGCCATCAGCCAATAGGACCAGAAATTGCTAAACATTATAAAatctgaaaaagaaatgaatttttatgaatttttaaaatcttcctggcagtttttttcttcttgctcTCTTGGGAAAGAGTTCTTGTTTTGCAAAAATTTCTTACCATACTCTATTTTAAAGTTGTCATCTTTCTGTTAACAATGTCAGGTAATATGATGTCATTTCCCCGAAGAAGAGAATCTGTTGTCAGAACTCATTCAATGACGATTGAAGCTCCAATAACTAAGGTAAGAGTTTGAAGACCTCTTTGCTTGTAGCTGCGTCAACTCTACTAAACTGCCACACATCTCTCTACATTCCTGTTTCTTGAAGAGTGTGACACTGACAAGCAATCAcatagaacagtgtttcccaatttTTCGACCTATTTGTACCCCTTTATAATTTTTGTGATGATGagtaccccctccccccccccccccatcacactttaattaacagaacataatagATGGGTattggtatttttaaaaatcagcatAGTCAATAAGTTGCAATGCGTACATCCTCCAGACTCTTCTcataccccactttgggaaacactgacatagaaaaacaaaaagctcATCTTGTAGAGAATAATAAAGAAAAGCTCACTGGCACTGTTAAGAGCTGAAAATAATCTGGACCCAGTGAAAAAAGGAACTATTACTTTGATTGGAAATAATAACTAAAAACagcaaatttaaaacaattttcagaaaaatggcaaaacaaaaagttgcCTCAGAAAAAtggcaaaacaaaaaagttgccAGAAAATTTTTCAGTGTCACATTTCTTGAAAATGTcatcacattttgttttcttggttTGGCTAcaaactttgtgtgtgtgttttgttgttgttgttgtttttttggtactttatgacattgaaaacatttttttcattcattttttagttttatgttttagaATCTTAAGCTAAGAAACCTGCTATGCAGAAATcatcttttaaattttatatttagtcAAAGTAACTGATAAAATAACATTGTTCAGTGAATCATTAATTGAGGTCATGTGTcatcaaaaacattttaaatttcaataaaaaaaaaatagttcagaGAATGTCATGCTgatatttacattttcaaaaatcaaaaacaatttgatttcatttaaaatgtaaaggTGATTTTTTGGATTTTTGaagttcaaattattttttttcacatgacatttagactttttttttttgactgcatatttaatgtatacattttgttttgtaaatggctcaatttaatatttatttttatttataataagttAGATATTTTTAGTCAAAGATTGTTAGTTTGTGTTGATGTGAGCTTGCCTTTtgatgtgtttttatttaatagatGTGACTTTTGCATTCTCCTGTCCAAGCAGAGGTTTCAAACACTTTCCCCCCATTGTCTTGTCATGACGTTATTCTTTGGTCACATCTTCAGGTCATAAACATAATCAATGCTGCCCAGGAGAATTCTCCATTAACAGTGGCTCAGGCTCTTGACAAAGTCCTGGAGATCCTTCAGACCAGTGAACTGTACTCACCCTTCCAGCACCAGGAGATGGGAGCCAACGATGACCCTATGGCCTCTGACCTTGTTGAGGGGCTTATGACTGTACGTAGCAAACTTAGATCCTCCACATAGCCTCGCTCACTAACTTGCACAGTTGCATATTTTCTTGCATTGCTGTCAATACTAAATAGACTAACAAGATGaatgtattagatctatatgtatttCCTCTTCTTACATCCTCTCCCTTGCATAAACTTTTGTTTAATACATTGCCTAAGGCAATTTTTGCTATATTTATAGATGAAAATGTAGATATTGGGTCACTTTAGCCTGACCCATTTCAAAAAGGTCAGGGTTATAAATTTGTCTGTTAGAGGATTGTGGGTCTAATTAGTGCTAATCGTATACACTATAAAAGAAAGTagaattcccctttcagaccttgcgatctatagggcagatctgtttctgtggcccatggttaacagggggtcatgtggccagcacaaccaccaactgcctttacttttaaCCAAccatgtcaggtatccattagaggtgtgtggactcagaggccccccaaagatcccaaaattaaaaatctgtcaggattcaaacccaggaacCCTGTTCAGAAGCCAATCACCTTACTGGTCAGCCACAGCGCCTTCATACATGCACTATAATAACCCATGAAATGCTGGAAGTTTCAGTTTTGTGAGATTTAGATTCCACCAAAGGGAACTTGTTTAAAGATGACCTTGTCAACCATTTTAGATCTTTCACTGAAATTTCATACATTTTTCTCTGTATAAAATTCCAGCCAGCGGAGCTtgatttcatctttttttttccaaggggAAGGAGGGAGAGATAGATAATGTATACAGAaccattttaattttagaaaagataaaatgttcaaaattgtttcgtctttaaaaaaaaaacgttcctGTTACAGAACCTTCTGTGTATTTAAGCTTGggtaatataaaatgttttatagatATGGAAACCGGTTATAACCATCCACTGGAATTAACGGAAATtctttacccttttttttttattctgtatcTCTGacaagagaagagaaagaagcCATTGTAATTCTaatcttttaattaatttttacattcaatttttttttttgtgataataaaaaaaaaatgttaggaagaaaaaaaaataattcattaaaatattttttttttattttctgctgaaatttttgaaagaaaaaaaaatctaatgaacttttttttttttttttttttgtgcagcAAAATGTGAAAAGAAAGTTATCCGGCCATGATATACAGAGACAAGGTAAGCAACACAATGAAATTGTTTCTTGAGTCGGTAAACCAATCTTGTTGTCTAGGTATAATTTGGGGCTATGAATAAAGTAAAATGGCTTCTTATTGTAGAAAGTTAGCAAACCAAATGTTGATGTCTAGCTATGATTCTAAAGATCATTATAGTACAGATATCATTGGAATGTCTATGTCCTTTCATTAACTTCGACTTAATTTGAAATAGTGAATAGCTTCCAATTGTCTCACGAAGAATTGTAGTTTTGTACCTTGTGAATGTGTTTGACTTGAAATTGATTACATTGTCAGTCTCTCATTAACAGGCAGAAGTTTGtaaatctttttagttttttttaagctaaaaTAATGAAACTTCTGAAAATTAGCTTCACAAATATTTATGTTTCTCATACAAATATTTCATTCTGCTACTTAAAAGTGCATAAAGATTATCATTTTATTACACAATTGtatggtgttttttttccctctgtgTTGTTGTCACTAATTAGTTGGTTCAACCATTTGCATCTCTCAACTCAATATGGTATTAGAGTGTTCAAACATATTGCATTCTCTTGGCATTTAAGAAAGGCATTTAGGCTAAATTCCCGTTCCTCCCCTGGCTGACAAACTTGCTAGCATAATTCAaagattagctttttttttttaaattaaattgcaTTTTTCCATTTGGGTTTGAGTGAGAGTGTTTGGGATGAATAGTGCAGATAATTGGGTTTGAGTGAGAGTGTTTGGGATGAATAGTGCAGATATTTGGGTTTGAGTGAGAGTGTTTGGGATGAATAGTGCAGATATTTGGGTTTGAGGGTTCGGGATGAATAGTGCAGATATTTGGGTTTTCTGTTTCTACTGAATCAATGTATACAGTTATTCCTTGTAGACATTAGTCATTGTTTCCAGGTTTGACTCAAACATCTTCACAATTCACTCTACTGACTCATATGTAAACATCTTTTACAAGTTACTCTACTGATTCATATGTAAACATCTATCACAACTTACTCAACTGGCTGCTATGTAAACATCTTTCACAACTTACTCTACTGACTCCTATGTAAACATCTTTCACAACTTACTCTATTGACTCCTATGTAAACATCTTTCACAAGTTACTTTCCTGACTCCTATGTAAATATCTTTCACAACTTACTCTACTGACCCCTATGTAAACATCTTTCACAAGTTACTTTCTTGACTCCTATGTAAACATCTTTCACAACTTACTCTACTGACTCCTGTGTAAACATCTTTCACAACTTACTCTACTGACTCCTATGTAAACATCTTTCACAACTTACTCTACTGACTCCTATGTAAACATCTTTCACAACTTACTCTACTGACTCCTATGTAAGAATCTTTCACAACTTACTCTACTGACTCCTATGTTATGTGTGTTACATTGCTCTCTAGGCTTGCCATTTGTTTATTGACCTAGTTTCTTTTTTGGTCAAAACAATTTACTTTTAGTTACATTCCCAAATCAATACTCTTTGTATGGCCTTCAACTTTTGACTTGGAAAGCAAgtagtttctttataattaacttggttaaagtaaaaaaaaaagtccttaatTTACAAACCTCCATATTTCttcaatacatttaaataaaacattgttcaagCAGTTTTGAACTGTTGTGATGAATGCCTGAAGCAGCTTTTAAAGGTCTACTCTATAGTCTGTGTATTGAGTGCTATTCTAGTCACActgttgtatttgtttttttttaagtcttcaCCTTTGACCTGACCTGGAGTCATGACATTTATCCCAGTTTATTTCTTCTTCCACTTGTCTGCCTGGTGACTTGTTTACAAGTGTCTGGAACTGTTGTGAACCTGCTGTGTTGCTGCACTTGCTGTAGCATGACCTTGACAGGATAATCCTTATCTCTATCACACAGCTTTAAATGTTGGTCATCCTTCAAGTGAGGTGGCTTTGTAAGAATTGTTTTTCAACAAGGTCATTTCAGCTTTGTAACTGGAATGTATTAACATTGCTAGGTCACACATCTTAAGCACTATAACATTACTAGGTCATTACATTACTAGCAGTAATTGAAAAGGCTCATgctgcattcttttttttttaaccattgaTTCCTCCCTGGATAAAAGTTTATCATTTCCTCCCTTGTCATTAAAGAGCGCAATCTCATTTTCagtttatttagaaaaatgGCTTTGCAGTCCAATCTTCACATAAAAACAGTTCATTACATTCTGGTCATAAGCAGGTTTAGTCTAATACAGTTTGGATTACATTAGgtctgttgattttttttttttttttgctgattgCTTGCCTCACAATAAGCAGTTCTCTTCTGAACCAAAACATCTTTTCAATTACATACCAAATGAGGATTATACCAATGAGTGTGACAGAGGTCCTAAGTTGAATCTCACCAATTATCAACATAGAGATTTTGTTGTCTGTTTGTTTGCAAAGTCTCTTGGACTTGTTATACTGCTAGGTGGAAACTCATCTAAGCTCATTGCCAAATGTTGttcctatttttttattgtcttgaTGTTTGATTTTTAGTTGATTTGATAGAATGATTACAAGAGAATACAATATAGTTTTAAACACTTCTAGTTGTACACATGCCTATAACTGTCAGGCCCTCTATATAAAGGCTTCCAATACATTACTTCAAATGGCATGAAATTTTTAAGATGATTAGTATGTTAAAGATAAATTTTTCCCCTATATTGGACTTGAACAGAATGTAGCCATGCCACAATGGGTTCTATAGTGTTATTTATTGTCTGTCTGTTCTGATTTCAGCTCACCAAGTGAGTCATGGTTACCAGCACATTCCGTCCACCCCTACCTGCTCACTTGCTCAGATCCCAGAGAACATAATGAGTGTCCTCAACACAGATACCTCATGGGACTTTGACATCATTCAGTTAGagaaaattacaaacaaaaggTGAGACAACTCCATCTGTTCTATCCATCTTGGTCTTATTGTCTTGGTCATAATGGCCCCCACTGCTTTGATCTTAACACCTTGGTCCCACTGCTTTGGTCATAACACTTTGGTCCCACTGCTTTGATCTTAACACCTTGGTCCCACTGCTTTGGTCATGACATCTTGGCCCCAATGCTTTGGTCATAACACTTTGGTCCCACTGCTTTGATCTTAACACTTTGGTCCCACTGCTTTGGTCATAACATCTTGGCCCCACTGCTTTGGTCATAACACTTTGGTCACACTGCTTTGGTCATAACACTTTGGTCCCACTGCTTTGATCTTAACACTTTGGTCCCACTGCTTTGGTCATAACACCTTTGTCCCACTGCTTTGGTCATAACACTTTGGTCCCACTGCTTTGATCTTAACACTTTGGTCCCACTGCTTTGGTCATAACACCTTGGTCCCACTGCTTTGGTCATAACACCTTGGTCCTACTGCTTTGGTCATAACACCTTGGTCCCACTGCTTTGGTCATAACATCTTGGTCCCACTGCTTTGGTCATAACACCTTGGTCCCACTGCTTTGGTCATAACATCTTGGTTCTACTGCTTTGGTCATAATTTCTTGGTCCCACTGCTTTGGTCATAACACCTTTATCCCACTGCTTTGGTCATAAGACTTTGGTCATAACACCTTGGTCCCACTGCTTTGGTCATAACACCTTGGTCCTACCACTTTGGTCATAACACCTTGGTCCCACTGCTTTGATCTTAACACTCTGCTTCTAGACTCACTCTTTTTCCCTTAAATCTCTCCACTATGATCTTTCTACCTAACTCTTCTAAAAATGTAACTCTGTCTTGCTTCAAACTTTTAATCAATTACTTGCCGTAAATGTTGAACATAATCAAGATACGAATGTAAATACAATGCATCAAATAATCTTCTTAAATTGACCaaagaattaactctttctctccgtaattagttaacacattctggtggaatcaacgctggtatcgtcagttaggagagaaagagttaagacaatCTATGTCAAGAGTTAGAGCAAGATATTACTTCCCCTTACATTTTGACCCACTAACTGCACACCTTGCTGAAAGTTGAtgtgttttttattattttcaggCCCCTTCTCCATCTTGGTCTAACAATATTTGCACGTTTTGGTGTGTGTGAGTTTTTGAATATCAGTGAGACCTGCCTGGTGAACTGGCTACAGATGATTGAGAGCAACTACCATGCCAAAAATCATTACCACAATTCCACCCATGCTGCTGATGTGCTGCATGCTACAGCATACTTCCTAGACAAAGAGAGGTCAAAGGTTAGTTATGTTGATATGTTATGTTGTGGGATGCGTGgccgagaggccaagtgcgcttgaacttggcttgacttggctacatagaagggggctcgaagttcgacacccgactcgggcagatttgtgtttactgagcgcctaaaggcagcacggaaaacaaactcctagataccccctcccccccactggtccacaaatgagattggaccaaaagcgctctgagcatgctataagcatgaaattagcgctatataaaagctataataataataaaaaaaaatatactcttaattacaaaaagaaatagatAAACAACAAGGccaatttacaaaacaatacatACAATTTCAACCATATTAGATTATTGACAAAAACACACACTTCCGCTAAGGGAACTAACTCTCACCACATTTTATCACTTATCAACTTCCTTCTTTctctacaaaaataaatgtatacatcTGAGcacatattttataaaattaacgGCATTAACAAGTTAGTCAATTGTTTAAATATGTATTATATGCCAACATCATCTTAGTCTGTTATGTAAGATATAATACTAcctccaaaataaaaatgtgccaagtttgtttgtttttttacatagatcaattattttaaagataATGCACTAATCGTGACATGAATTTAGGACTACCAATTCAAAGATAGGCTGTATCATACTTACCATGGAAAATCACCCCCCCATtcccctaccccccccctcctccatgtaacatttatttaaatgttgacACATTCAATTATTCAACATTTTATATACCATGAAAACAACTGTGTGTAACCTATTGTATTCATACATTGATTGTCCTTGCCAGGAGATCTTGGACCAGCTGGACCAAGTGAGTAGCCTGATAGCTGCAGTTGTCCATGATGTTGACCATCCAGCTAGGACCAATGCTTTTTTAATCAATGAGAAACATCATCTAGCCATTCTATACAACGACCAGTGAGTTATACTTACAAAACTTGTTTGCAGTATGTCAAGATGTTAtgctttttaatttctttcttctatttATGACTTTTGTTGTAATGCTCATAACATCCATAAATTTAcaattgaaactaaaaaaattcttcagtagctaattataaaataatgagaaatattttctttcgtCTGTTACCCACACAATTGGAGTGGTCTTCCTGAATGAATAATTCATTTGTAAATAAAGTTGCTAATTTCACTTTCCCAAATATTATTCATTAATTAGAGTATATTAAGTGAACAAAATCAACATGTGTTAGTGAAAATGTATGCTTCTATCTTATTACTAATAAGTTCTGAGCATGTGTGTTTGCATTTCTCCAGAGCTGTTTTGGAAAACCATCATGCAAGCATGTGTTTTAGATTAACACACAAAGATCCAACTGCTGATATTTTCAAGAACCTAAGAAGGTAGTTATGTTTTGACTTCTTAAGCTTTCAGGGGAAATAAATATCTTCATCAGAATGCTTGATGTGGTTCGTGGTATTGTTTAGTTATTAGACAGATAACATTTGTTCTTTCTTCTTGACTCTGCACTTATAAATAATggctcactttgtctgtctagtGATGAGTACAAAACCATGCGTCAGTCAATTATTGATCAAGTTCTGGCCACAGACATGAAGCAGCACTTTGAACATCTGTCCAAGTTCACCACCTCAATCACCAAACATTTGCAGAAGTTGGAGGGAGACAGTGTTGATGTAAGTGGGTGTCCTTATGTTATAACAATCAattaaggatggctgcctggtcgtgcggtttgcgcgttggactgtcgttcagatttatcgatggtcgagggctcaaaccctgcccgctcccatccccccgtcgtcctgcgggaggtttggactaggaagtaattatcttcaactctgaaagaacatccgaaacatgtaaaacaaacattttacaattttttgttCTTGGGTATAATCTGAACAAATGTGCTTGTTAGCCTTTAGGTTGATTAGTTTCAGTTAgggtatttaaaataaaacttgtaaAATGGTATAATTTTCATGTGTATATAAAGGTAAGACAACAATATAACTTTCAAATCAAATTCAACTATAAACTAAAGGCAGAAGAGGAATTACATGTATTGCCATTGGAAGCATATATTTGCATACTAGGCTCAattggttgtttttgttttgcttttaaatCAAGACCCAATGATGCCATATTGCACAAATGAACTCGATACTTTATTTCTTGTGTAGATTGAGTCCCATGATGCTGATATGAACTCAATACTTTATTTGTTGTGTAGATTGAGTCCCATGATGCTGATATGAACTCAATACTTTATTTCTTGTGTAGATTGAGTCCCATGATGCTGATATGAACTCAGTACTTTATTTCTTGTGTAGATTGAGTCCCATGATGCTGATATGAACTCAATACTTTATTTCTTGTGTAGATTGAGTCCCATGATGCTGATATGAACTCAATACTTTATTTCTTGTGTAGATTGAGTCCCATGATGCTGATATGAACTCGATACTTTATTTCTTGTGTAGATTGAGTCCCATGATGCTGATATGAATACAATACTCTCTGACCTGGCTCTTCATGAGAACCGTGTTTTAATCAAACGCATGATGATCAAGTGTGCGGATGTGAGCAACCCTCTCAGACCTCTGGCCCTGTGCAAGCAATGGGCTTACAGGATTGCAGAGGAGTACTGCCAACAGGTAAGAGAGAGATTTGATTAGAAAAATTAGATTTTggtttttgtaattgttttgtaagttTTCACCAATCCTTTAGAAAGAAGAATCTTCCTTCTTAGCCTAAATCTCATACTGGCCACAGAAGATACAAGCAAACCTGTTTGTTTCAGAGCCACCTTTGTCTACCACTTTGCTCCACTTGTGCGTTTGGTTACAAAAGTGTTGTATGttgtatactaaaaaaaaatgtcactgtctcaaaaagtgttttgtttagTAAATAAGATGAAAGAGTTTAGAAAATGGTGGCAAGATTTccaattttaactctttctctccgtaattatttaccacattctggtggaatcaatgcTGGTAtgtatcgttagttaggagagaaagagttaataggtCTATAATGTCATTTAGAATATGCTATGTTTTTGTACTAGATTTATAGGTTTTTATAAATTAGCCTTAATATtacattattgattttttttttgtatgtaggCTATTCAGTATGATAATTTAAAGTTAACTTGATTCTAAATTTAGGACTAGGCCTGTATGAATGAATAAGCATTAATACAAAATTTTACAGTGTTTGAAACAAAGACCAAATTTCTTGTTTGACATTGAAATGTATGAACTTGTGTCTTCCCAGACTGATGAAGAAAAGAGCCGAGGGTTGCCGGTGGTGATGGCTCAGTTTGATAGAAAAACTCTCAACATCCCAAAGTGTCAACTTGCATTCATTAATCTCTTTATCACCACCATGTTTGATGCATGGGATGGTAAGTGACTTGAAGATCTTTCTAGAGCAATTGGGTTCAAGTTACTCTCCTAGCTGCAAacctaaaacattttctttttacttgtatctatattttgattttatgtCTAGTACATCTACAAACTATATTAATATCTCCAGAATTTTAAGGGAAAGGCATTTGAGAGCGAGCTTCTACAATTTGAACATAGTACCTTAAGCTTTTTATCTCAGCTACTATATCACTCTAGAGATCATATTGTATCTAAGCTACTATATCACTCTAGATATATTGTATCTAGATATCATATTGTCCTGGCCTTTAGTTTTTCTTCTGCAATTAAATTTGCCCATAATTATGTGTCTTTATGGCATAAGGTTTCTTGTTAGAGGGCTAAAAGTGGCCCCAAGAGGAAGTAGAGTTTTAAATTGAGAAATGCTTGATTTTGTAAGTCTTGGTGCTCCACTGCAGATCCTGTTTTGCTTTATTCCCtgcttctgcattaaacaagCTGAAAACAT is a genomic window containing:
- the LOC106065025 gene encoding high affinity cAMP-specific and IBMX-insensitive 3',5'-cyclic phosphodiesterase 8B-like isoform X1, with translation MGCTPSIHVSQTGVVYCRESEDSNSPHPSSLNATFHAASGHSHVIRGETTVIGLAGEDHVHSTTPAGPTLATSTVAVTTLSTTRASGRNSKRSSNASNPGGLAVSLSEAETQTSRHSMKNVERDVRFGPMLLNQKAMSVLLVFAKEDGQSDGFWWAAEKLGYRCTIASTSENALETFLKYHYDVVIVDARMSVHNGLDAEALCRSIKATKSSEFTVIMAVTKRCPNEHTEEPSIVPLLKAGVTRRFEENWCLSACINELQSLEFGEVRSALKLQTTHALIVALENVNEAVEITNSDHEIQFVNHAYERLCGYSSDDILGKDSLELFRCDKNREAIETISGHMKKGKHWEGTYYTRRKSGDTLPFHCKVTPILGPTGSISHYVSVKSSSTDIYNQMVNGNMMSFPRRRESVVRTHSMTIEAPITKVINIINAAQENSPLTVAQALDKVLEILQTSELYSPFQHQEMGANDDPMASDLVEGLMTQNVKRKLSGHDIQRQAHQVSHGYQHIPSTPTCSLAQIPENIMSVLNTDTSWDFDIIQLEKITNKRPLLHLGLTIFARFGVCEFLNISETCLVNWLQMIESNYHAKNHYHNSTHAADVLHATAYFLDKERSKEILDQLDQVSSLIAAVVHDVDHPARTNAFLINEKHHLAILYNDQAVLENHHASMCFRLTHKDPTADIFKNLRSDEYKTMRQSIIDQVLATDMKQHFEHLSKFTTSITKHLQKLEGDSVDIESHDADMNTILSDLALHENRVLIKRMMIKCADVSNPLRPLALCKQWAYRIAEEYCQQTDEEKSRGLPVVMAQFDRKTLNIPKCQLAFINLFITTMFDAWDVYCDIPELMHHLQLNYDYWKEQEQASTHTIANS
- the LOC106065025 gene encoding high affinity cAMP-specific and IBMX-insensitive 3',5'-cyclic phosphodiesterase 8B-like isoform X2, translating into MASRLDKSASVNGDSERNVERDVRFGPMLLNQKAMSVLLVFAKEDGQSDGFWWAAEKLGYRCTIASTSENALETFLKYHYDVVIVDARMSVHNGLDAEALCRSIKATKSSEFTVIMAVTKRCPNEHTEEPSIVPLLKAGVTRRFEENWCLSACINELQSLEFGEVRSALKLQTTHALIVALENVNEAVEITNSDHEIQFVNHAYERLCGYSSDDILGKDSLELFRCDKNREAIETISGHMKKGKHWEGTYYTRRKSGDTLPFHCKVTPILGPTGSISHYVSVKSSSTDIYNQMVNGNMMSFPRRRESVVRTHSMTIEAPITKVINIINAAQENSPLTVAQALDKVLEILQTSELYSPFQHQEMGANDDPMASDLVEGLMTQNVKRKLSGHDIQRQAHQVSHGYQHIPSTPTCSLAQIPENIMSVLNTDTSWDFDIIQLEKITNKRPLLHLGLTIFARFGVCEFLNISETCLVNWLQMIESNYHAKNHYHNSTHAADVLHATAYFLDKERSKEILDQLDQVSSLIAAVVHDVDHPARTNAFLINEKHHLAILYNDQAVLENHHASMCFRLTHKDPTADIFKNLRSDEYKTMRQSIIDQVLATDMKQHFEHLSKFTTSITKHLQKLEGDSVDIESHDADMNTILSDLALHENRVLIKRMMIKCADVSNPLRPLALCKQWAYRIAEEYCQQTDEEKSRGLPVVMAQFDRKTLNIPKCQLAFINLFITTMFDAWDVYCDIPELMHHLQLNYDYWKEQEQASTHTIANS